From Pseudomonas sp. StFLB209, a single genomic window includes:
- the ptsP gene encoding phosphoenolpyruvate--protein phosphotransferase: MLNTLRKIVQEVNSAKDLKAALGIIVLRVKEAMGSQVCSVYLLDPETNRFVLMASEGLNKRSIGKVSMAPNEGLVGLVGTREEPLNLEDAAAHPRYRYFAETGEERYASFLGAPIIHHRRVVGVLVIQQKERRQFDEGEEAFLVTMSAQLAGVIAHAEATGSIRGLGRQGKGIQEAKFVGVAGSPGAAVGVALVRLPPADLDVVPDKTVTDIDAELALFQNALEGVRNDMRTLSAKLATQLRPEERALFDVYLMMLDDAALGSEVTNIIKTGQWAQGALRAVVTEHVNRFELMDDAYLRERASDVKDLGRRLLAYLQEARQQALVYPDNTILVSEELTPAMLGEVPEGKLVGLVSVMGSGNSHVAILARAMGIPTVMGLVDFPYSKVDGIDLIVDGHHGEVYTNPSDILRKQFSVVVEEERQLSQDLDGLRELPCVTLDGHRMPLWVNTGLLADVARAQQRGAEGVGLYRTEVPFMINQRFPSEKEQLAIYREQLSAFHPLPVTMRSLDIGGDKALSYFPIKEENPFLGWRGIRVTLDHPEIFLVQTRAMLKASEGLNNLRILLPMISSTHEVEEALHLIHRAWGEVRDEGADVPMPPVGVMIEVPAAVYQARDLARQVDFLSVGSNDLTQYLLAVDRNNPRVADLYDYLHPAVLQALQSVVRDAHAEGKTVSICGEMAGDPAAAVLLMAMGFDSLSMNATNLPKVKWMLRQVQQSKAQELLAQLMQNDNPQVISSSLQLALRNQGLGRMLNPGSVKGH; this comes from the coding sequence ATGCTCAATACGCTGCGCAAGATCGTCCAGGAAGTTAACTCCGCCAAGGATCTCAAGGCGGCGTTGGGCATTATTGTGTTGCGTGTCAAGGAGGCCATGGGCAGCCAGGTCTGTTCGGTCTACCTGCTTGATCCGGAGACCAACCGCTTTGTACTGATGGCCTCCGAAGGCCTCAACAAGCGCTCCATCGGCAAGGTCAGCATGGCCCCCAACGAAGGTCTGGTCGGCTTGGTCGGTACCCGGGAAGAGCCGCTGAACCTCGAAGACGCCGCTGCTCACCCCCGTTACCGCTACTTTGCCGAGACCGGCGAAGAGCGTTACGCCTCATTCCTCGGCGCACCGATCATCCACCACCGGCGTGTGGTCGGGGTGCTGGTGATCCAGCAAAAGGAGCGTCGCCAGTTCGACGAAGGCGAAGAAGCCTTCCTGGTCACCATGAGCGCGCAGCTGGCCGGGGTTATCGCCCATGCTGAAGCCACCGGCTCGATTCGTGGTCTGGGCCGTCAGGGCAAAGGTATTCAGGAAGCCAAGTTCGTCGGTGTCGCCGGTTCGCCCGGCGCTGCCGTCGGCGTGGCGCTGGTCAGGCTGCCGCCGGCAGACCTTGATGTCGTGCCGGACAAGACCGTCACCGACATCGATGCCGAGCTGGCACTGTTCCAGAACGCCCTCGAAGGCGTGCGTAACGACATGCGCACCCTGTCGGCCAAGCTGGCCACCCAGCTGCGCCCTGAAGAGCGGGCGCTGTTCGACGTCTACCTGATGATGCTCGACGACGCTGCGCTGGGCAGTGAAGTGACCAATATCATCAAGACCGGCCAGTGGGCACAAGGCGCCTTGCGTGCGGTGGTCACCGAGCACGTCAACCGCTTCGAGCTGATGGACGACGCCTATCTGCGCGAGCGCGCCTCGGACGTCAAGGATCTGGGCCGGCGTCTGCTGGCCTACCTGCAAGAAGCGCGGCAACAGGCGCTGGTCTACCCCGACAACACCATTCTGGTCAGTGAAGAACTGACCCCGGCCATGCTCGGTGAAGTGCCCGAGGGCAAACTGGTCGGTCTGGTCTCGGTCATGGGCTCGGGTAACTCCCATGTGGCGATTCTGGCGCGGGCCATGGGCATTCCCACGGTCATGGGCCTAGTCGACTTCCCGTATTCGAAAGTCGACGGTATCGACCTGATCGTCGATGGCCACCATGGTGAGGTTTACACCAACCCCAGCGATATCCTGCGCAAACAGTTCAGCGTGGTGGTCGAAGAAGAGCGCCAGCTGTCCCAGGACCTCGACGGCCTGCGCGAGCTGCCTTGCGTGACCCTCGATGGCCACCGCATGCCGCTGTGGGTCAACACCGGTCTGCTGGCCGATGTGGCCCGTGCCCAGCAGCGTGGCGCCGAAGGCGTCGGGCTGTACCGCACCGAAGTGCCCTTCATGATCAACCAGCGCTTCCCCAGCGAGAAAGAACAGCTGGCGATCTACCGCGAACAGCTATCAGCCTTCCACCCGTTGCCGGTGACCATGCGCAGCCTGGATATCGGCGGTGACAAGGCGCTGTCCTACTTCCCGATCAAGGAAGAGAACCCGTTCCTGGGCTGGCGCGGCATCCGCGTCACGCTCGACCATCCGGAAATCTTCCTGGTCCAGACCCGCGCCATGCTCAAGGCCAGCGAGGGCCTGAACAACCTGCGCATCCTGCTGCCGATGATTTCCAGCACCCACGAAGTGGAAGAGGCGTTGCACCTGATCCACCGCGCCTGGGGCGAGGTGCGCGACGAAGGCGCTGACGTGCCGATGCCGCCGGTCGGGGTGATGATTGAAGTGCCGGCAGCGGTTTATCAAGCCCGTGATCTGGCGCGCCAGGTGGACTTCCTTTCGGTGGGCTCCAACGACCTGACTCAATACCTGCTGGCGGTAGACCGTAACAACCCGCGGGTGGCTGACCTCTATGACTACCTGCACCCGGCGGTCCTGCAAGCCCTGCAAAGCGTCGTGCGTGACGCTCATGCCGAAGGCAAGACCGTGAGTATCTGCGGTGAAATGGCTGGCGACCCGGCAGCGGCGGTGCTGTTGATGGCGATGGGCTTTGACAGCTTGTCGATGAACGCCACCAACCTGCCCAAGGTCAAGTGGATGCTGCGCCAGGTGCAACAGAGCAAAGCCCAGGAGCTGCTGGCGCAACTGATGCAGAACGACAACCCGCAGGTCATCAGCAGCTCGTTGCAGCTGGCTCTGCGCAATCAGGGACTGGGTCGCATGCTCAATCCGGGCTCGGTCAAAGGTCATTGA
- the pdxR gene encoding MocR-like pyridoxine biosynthesis transcription factor PdxR gives MSHAFEPDRNQPEPIYRQLYQRFRQSIADGRLRPGERVPAVRALAAELNLARGTVETAYQLLIGEGYLLARGAAGTIVSPQLPALTMPNLATPTSPSTYLSNHSGGLPMPLQMGVPALDAFPRKLWTRLAGRQLRRSGLEGLVYPDPQGHGPLRAAIATYLGISRGIACRPEQVFVCAGYRACLDLISHTLMRAGDRCWLEEPGYFMARHALLEAGAQLIPVPVDEHGLDVAQGIARAPDARFAVVTPTHQSPLGVSLSLPRRLALLDWANRNGSWIIEDDYDSEYRYQGKPLPALKSLDQQGRVLYTGTFSKVLFPGLRLAYLVVPAEQAATFACQADRLHNHCPLLQQATVCEFLVEGHFARHLNKMRRLYARRRQWLVEALQTACGEKLQIDTQAGGMHVLARLREGNDVAIAEQAQQAGIAVQPLSQWYLEDEGRQGLMLGFTNVASAEQAAALASQLAALLTPPSAPSTAHGAGSLQE, from the coding sequence ATGTCACACGCCTTCGAACCGGACCGCAATCAGCCTGAGCCGATCTATCGCCAGCTGTATCAGCGTTTTCGCCAATCCATCGCCGATGGCCGCCTGCGCCCCGGCGAGCGGGTGCCGGCGGTACGCGCCCTGGCGGCAGAGCTGAACCTGGCCAGAGGCACGGTCGAGACGGCTTATCAGTTGCTGATTGGCGAAGGCTACCTGCTGGCCAGAGGCGCCGCCGGGACCATCGTCAGCCCGCAACTGCCAGCGCTGACGATGCCAAATCTGGCCACGCCAACCAGCCCCAGCACTTACCTGTCGAACCACAGTGGCGGCCTGCCAATGCCCTTGCAGATGGGCGTGCCGGCCCTGGATGCCTTCCCGCGCAAGCTCTGGACCCGGCTGGCCGGCCGGCAACTGCGCCGCAGCGGTCTGGAAGGCCTGGTCTACCCCGACCCGCAGGGCCACGGGCCGCTACGCGCGGCCATTGCCACTTATCTGGGGATATCCCGCGGCATCGCCTGCCGGCCGGAACAGGTGTTCGTCTGCGCCGGGTATCGCGCTTGCCTGGACCTGATCAGCCATACCCTGATGCGCGCCGGTGACCGTTGCTGGCTGGAAGAGCCGGGCTACTTCATGGCCCGTCATGCGTTGCTGGAAGCTGGCGCGCAACTGATACCCGTGCCGGTGGATGAGCACGGTCTGGATGTCGCCCAAGGCATCGCCCGGGCCCCCGACGCCCGTTTCGCGGTGGTCACCCCGACCCACCAAAGCCCGCTGGGCGTGTCCCTCAGCCTGCCGCGCCGCCTGGCGCTGTTGGACTGGGCCAACCGCAATGGCAGCTGGATCATCGAGGACGACTACGACAGCGAATACCGCTATCAAGGCAAACCGCTACCCGCCCTCAAGAGCCTCGACCAGCAAGGCCGGGTGCTGTACACCGGCACCTTCAGCAAAGTGCTGTTTCCCGGACTGCGCCTGGCCTACCTGGTGGTGCCCGCAGAACAGGCCGCCACCTTCGCCTGCCAGGCCGACCGCCTGCACAACCACTGCCCGCTGCTGCAACAGGCCACGGTTTGTGAGTTTCTTGTTGAAGGCCATTTCGCCCGGCACCTGAACAAAATGCGCCGGCTGTATGCACGTCGGCGGCAGTGGCTGGTCGAGGCATTGCAGACCGCGTGCGGCGAAAAACTGCAGATCGACACCCAGGCTGGCGGCATGCACGTGCTGGCGCGACTGCGCGAAGGTAACGACGTGGCGATTGCTGAGCAGGCGCAGCAGGCCGGGATTGCCGTCCAGCCACTGTCGCAGTGGTATCTGGAGGATGAAGGCCGGCAAGGACTGATGCTGGGCTTTACCAACGTGGCCAGTGCCGAGCAGGCGGCGGCACTGGCCAGTCAGTTGGCAGCGTTGCTTACACCGCCATCGGCGCCGTCAACGGCGCATGGTGCTGGTAGCCTTCAAGAGTAA
- the lgt gene encoding prolipoprotein diacylglyceryl transferase has product MLPYPQIDPVAVSLGPLQIHWYGLMYLVGIGGAWWLLLRRVNAFDPSWTKEKVSDLIFWLAMGVIVGGRLGYVLFYDLSTYLANPLLIFEVWKGGMAFHGGFIGVMIAAWWFGKRNGKTFFQLMDFVAPVVPIGLGAGRIGNFINAELWGKATDVPWAMVFPPFSDPAQLARHPSQLYQFALEGVALFIILNLYIRKPRPTMAVSGMFAMFYGIFRFIVEFVRMPDAQLGYLAWGWVTMGQILSLPMIIAGAVMIWLAYKRDPAAHKAAV; this is encoded by the coding sequence ATGCTGCCTTACCCGCAGATTGACCCGGTAGCGGTATCCCTCGGACCGCTGCAAATTCACTGGTACGGTTTGATGTATCTGGTTGGTATCGGCGGCGCCTGGTGGCTGCTGTTGCGTCGGGTCAATGCGTTCGACCCGAGCTGGACCAAAGAAAAAGTCTCCGACCTGATTTTCTGGCTGGCCATGGGCGTGATTGTCGGTGGGCGGCTGGGTTACGTGCTGTTCTACGATCTGTCGACCTACCTGGCCAACCCGCTGCTGATTTTCGAAGTGTGGAAAGGCGGCATGGCCTTTCATGGCGGCTTCATCGGCGTGATGATCGCGGCCTGGTGGTTTGGCAAGCGCAACGGCAAGACCTTTTTCCAGTTGATGGACTTCGTCGCACCGGTGGTGCCGATCGGCCTGGGGGCCGGGCGTATCGGTAACTTCATCAACGCCGAACTGTGGGGCAAGGCGACCGACGTACCGTGGGCCATGGTCTTCCCGCCGTTCAGCGACCCGGCCCAACTGGCACGCCACCCGTCGCAGTTGTACCAGTTCGCACTGGAGGGTGTGGCGCTGTTCATCATCCTCAACCTGTATATCCGCAAGCCGCGTCCGACCATGGCGGTATCCGGGATGTTCGCCATGTTCTATGGCATCTTCCGCTTTATTGTCGAATTCGTACGCATGCCCGACGCGCAGCTGGGTTATCTGGCCTGGGGCTGGGTCACCATGGGGCAGATCCTCAGCCTGCCGATGATCATCGCGGGTGCGGTCATGATCTGGCTGGCCTACAAGCGCGACCCGGCGGCCCACAAGGCAGCCGTCTAA
- a CDS encoding NRDE family protein translates to MCLIVFAWRPGHAQPLIVAANRDEFYARPARPLAVWEATDGIHAGRDLEAGGTWLGITANGRFAALTNIRDPDQPLGHRSRGELVADYLAGSQSPAQYLADVAARAGQYSGFNLLAGTLDELHYLNSQEAQPVCLQAGVYGLSNARLDTPWPKLRKARAALEGNLHDPQPERLLKLLADAEPAPQAQLPDTGVGLQTEILLSSVFITSGNYGTRASTVLIVSADGQQRIIERSFGPFGARLGDVDISV, encoded by the coding sequence ATGTGTCTGATTGTGTTCGCCTGGCGCCCCGGCCACGCGCAGCCATTGATTGTAGCCGCCAACCGTGACGAATTTTATGCCCGCCCTGCCCGGCCACTGGCGGTATGGGAAGCTACCGACGGGATTCATGCCGGCCGCGACCTGGAGGCCGGCGGGACCTGGCTAGGCATAACGGCAAACGGGCGGTTTGCCGCGCTGACCAATATCCGCGACCCCGACCAGCCATTGGGCCATCGCTCGCGGGGCGAACTGGTTGCAGATTATCTGGCCGGCAGCCAGTCGCCTGCGCAGTATCTGGCTGATGTCGCGGCGCGTGCCGGGCAATACAGTGGCTTCAATCTGCTGGCTGGCACGCTCGACGAGTTGCACTACCTGAACTCGCAAGAGGCGCAGCCTGTATGTCTGCAAGCGGGGGTCTACGGGTTATCCAATGCCCGGCTGGATACACCCTGGCCCAAGCTGCGCAAGGCTCGGGCGGCGCTGGAGGGCAATCTGCATGACCCCCAGCCAGAACGACTGCTGAAATTACTGGCCGATGCCGAACCCGCGCCGCAGGCTCAATTGCCGGACACCGGGGTTGGCTTGCAGACGGAAATCTTGCTGTCGAGCGTGTTTATCACCAGCGGTAACTATGGGACACGGGCGAGTACCGTACTGATCGTTAGCGCGGATGGGCAACAACGGATAATCGAGCGCAGTTTCGGGCCGTTTGGTGCGAGGTTGGGCGATGTGGATATCAGCGTGTAG
- a CDS encoding GNAT family N-acetyltransferase, producing MNCTFLHLEDPQALAASFGLMRVLRPHLDNADAYVAQLQRQAGQGYRLLAAMQDAQIVGLAGYRELENLLYGRFVYVDDLLISPALQRSGLGGQLLDQVRQQARQLGCDHFVLDTGLHMALAQRFYFRQGLLASGMHFTQRLRAGGTL from the coding sequence ATGAACTGCACCTTCTTGCACCTTGAAGACCCTCAGGCCCTGGCGGCCAGTTTCGGGCTGATGCGTGTGCTACGCCCGCACCTGGACAACGCTGACGCCTATGTCGCGCAACTGCAACGGCAGGCCGGCCAGGGCTATCGGTTGCTGGCCGCGATGCAGGATGCACAGATTGTCGGGCTGGCCGGTTACCGTGAGCTGGAAAACCTGCTGTATGGCCGCTTCGTGTATGTCGATGATCTGCTGATCAGCCCGGCGTTACAGCGCAGCGGGCTGGGAGGGCAACTGCTCGATCAGGTTCGCCAGCAGGCCCGGCAGCTGGGCTGCGATCATTTTGTGCTGGATACCGGCCTGCACATGGCCTTGGCTCAGCGCTTCTACTTCCGCCAGGGGCTGCTGGCGAGCGGTATGCACTTTACCCAGCGCCTGCGGGCCGGGGGTACGCTATGA
- a CDS encoding FMN-dependent NADH-azoreductase, with the protein MKRVLLINASPMGQDSHAHRLAEELLASLGHQQVDIERLERDLGRDPLPPLSAGYAQALTTVTPFDAPLFELSEALIGELENSDVLLIATPMHNFTVPAALKLWIDYVLRIHRTFSAGPDGKTGLLKDRPVYVLVGSGGFHQGERARQPDFLTSYLRHVLNTLGLFDVHFSYLQGLVFGAEAVEQALHEARTRLRLEPLFRQL; encoded by the coding sequence ATGAAGCGGGTTCTGCTCATCAACGCCAGCCCCATGGGCCAGGATTCCCACGCCCATCGTCTGGCTGAAGAACTGCTGGCCAGTTTGGGTCACCAGCAGGTGGATATCGAACGGCTTGAGCGCGATCTGGGACGCGACCCATTGCCGCCGCTGTCCGCCGGCTACGCCCAGGCGCTGACCACGGTCACGCCGTTCGACGCGCCATTGTTCGAACTGTCCGAAGCATTGATTGGTGAACTGGAAAACAGCGATGTGCTGCTGATCGCCACCCCGATGCACAACTTCACCGTGCCGGCGGCGCTCAAGCTGTGGATCGATTACGTGCTGCGCATTCACCGCACCTTCAGCGCAGGTCCCGATGGCAAGACCGGGCTGCTCAAGGACCGCCCGGTGTATGTGCTGGTCGGCTCCGGCGGCTTTCATCAGGGCGAGCGCGCCAGGCAGCCGGACTTTCTGACGTCCTACTTGCGCCATGTGCTCAACACCCTGGGGTTGTTCGATGTGCATTTCAGCTATTTGCAAGGCCTGGTGTTTGGCGCTGAAGCCGTCGAGCAGGCCCTGCATGAGGCGCGTACCCGGCTACGGCTGGAACCGCTGTTCAGGCAACTTTGA
- a CDS encoding thymidylate synthase, which produces MKQYLELVAHVIKHGTLQANRTGVNTISFPGAMLRFDLQEGFPAITTRRLAFKAAIGEMVGFLRGVNNAAEFRALGCKVWDQNANENAQWLNNPFRQGEDDLGEIYGVQWRKWPAYKRIAASNSAAIEQTLAQGYRQIAESEEDGQPFVVLYKAIDQIRQCVDTIINDPGSRRILFHGWNCAQLDEMALPPCHLLYQLHPNPQTREISLTLYIRSNDLGLGTPFNLAEGAALLSLIGRLTGYTPRWFTYFIGDAHVYENHLDMLNEQLSREPYALPKLVISDRVPDFAKTGVYQPEWLELIEPSDFTLEGYQHHAPLTAPMAV; this is translated from the coding sequence ATGAAGCAATATCTGGAACTCGTCGCCCACGTGATCAAACACGGGACCTTGCAGGCCAACCGTACCGGGGTGAATACCATCAGCTTCCCCGGCGCGATGCTGCGTTTTGACCTGCAGGAAGGTTTCCCGGCGATTACCACCCGGCGCCTGGCATTCAAGGCCGCCATCGGCGAGATGGTCGGTTTCCTGCGCGGGGTGAATAACGCCGCCGAGTTCCGCGCGCTGGGCTGCAAGGTCTGGGATCAGAATGCCAACGAAAACGCCCAGTGGCTGAACAACCCGTTCCGCCAGGGCGAAGACGACCTGGGCGAGATTTACGGCGTGCAGTGGCGTAAATGGCCGGCCTACAAGCGCATTGCCGCCAGCAACAGCGCCGCCATCGAGCAGACCCTGGCCCAGGGCTACCGGCAGATCGCCGAGTCCGAAGAGGACGGCCAACCGTTCGTGGTGTTGTACAAGGCCATCGACCAGATCCGTCAGTGTGTCGACACCATCATCAACGACCCAGGCAGCCGCCGCATTCTGTTCCATGGCTGGAACTGCGCCCAGCTGGACGAAATGGCCCTGCCGCCGTGCCATCTGCTGTACCAGTTGCACCCCAACCCGCAGACCCGGGAAATCTCCCTGACCCTTTACATCCGCTCCAATGACCTGGGTCTGGGCACGCCCTTCAACCTGGCCGAGGGCGCTGCGCTGCTGAGCCTGATTGGCCGCCTGACCGGCTACACACCGCGCTGGTTCACCTACTTCATCGGCGACGCCCATGTGTACGAGAACCACCTGGACATGCTCAACGAGCAGCTCAGCCGCGAGCCGTACGCGCTGCCGAAACTGGTGATCTCCGACCGTGTGCCGGACTTTGCCAAGACCGGCGTGTACCAGCCCGAGTGGCTGGAACTGATCGAGCCGTCTGACTTTACTCTTGAAGGCTACCAGCACCATGCGCCGTTGACGGCGCCGATGGCGGTGTAA
- a CDS encoding carboxymuconolactone decarboxylase family protein, with product MSQLRLPFSTLSPAAYQGLLATNKALVEGPLGLPLVELVFLRVSQINGCAFCLGKHSQTLRDSGVAQNKLDCLAGWRISELFDARERAALAWAETLTYVSDKGAPDELYEPLQAHFSSAEISDLTFAVSLMNAFNRLAVGMKL from the coding sequence ATGAGCCAACTCAGACTGCCGTTTTCCACCCTCTCACCAGCGGCCTATCAGGGCCTGTTGGCCACTAACAAGGCGCTGGTCGAAGGGCCGCTGGGCCTGCCGCTGGTAGAGCTGGTGTTCCTGCGGGTTTCGCAGATCAACGGCTGCGCGTTCTGCCTGGGCAAGCACTCGCAGACCCTGCGCGACAGTGGTGTGGCGCAGAACAAGCTCGATTGCCTGGCCGGCTGGCGCATCAGTGAGCTATTCGATGCGCGTGAACGTGCGGCCCTGGCCTGGGCGGAAACCCTCACCTACGTCAGTGACAAGGGCGCCCCCGATGAGCTGTACGAGCCTCTGCAAGCGCACTTTTCAAGTGCCGAGATTTCCGACCTGACCTTCGCCGTGTCGCTGATGAATGCGTTCAACCGGCTGGCGGTGGGGATGAAACTGTAG
- a CDS encoding L-talarate/galactarate dehydratase — MTVQQPDRPSADHDQIAWIKVSSVFLPLANPISDAKVLTGRQKPMTEIAMLFVEIQTKDGHSGLGFSYSKRSGGPGQFAHAQEIAPALIGENPSDIAKLWTKLCWAGASVGRSGLSTQAIGAFDVALWDLKAKRANLSLARLLGAQRDSVRCYNTSGGFLHTPLEQLLKNTELSREKGIGGIKLKVGQPDCAVDIQRVSTVRKQLGDNFPLMVDANQQWDRPTAQRMCRQFEAYNLVWIEEPLDCYDAEGHAALAQQFDTPIATGEMLTSVAEHAEFIKLRGADYLMPDAPRVGGITPFLKVAAMAEQAGVMLAPHFAMELHVHLAATYPTEPWVEHFEWLEPLFNERLETRDGRMRVPTRPGLGLSLSERVAGWTAQSVEIGQRP, encoded by the coding sequence ATGACCGTACAACAACCAGACCGCCCATCCGCCGACCACGACCAGATTGCCTGGATCAAGGTGTCGTCGGTCTTCCTGCCGCTGGCCAACCCGATCAGCGATGCCAAGGTACTCACCGGTCGGCAGAAGCCGATGACTGAGATCGCCATGCTGTTTGTCGAGATCCAGACCAAAGATGGCCACAGCGGCCTGGGGTTCAGCTATTCCAAGCGTTCCGGCGGCCCCGGCCAGTTTGCCCACGCCCAGGAAATCGCCCCGGCGCTGATCGGCGAGAACCCCAGCGATATCGCCAAGCTGTGGACAAAACTCTGCTGGGCCGGTGCTTCGGTGGGCCGCAGCGGCCTGTCGACCCAAGCCATCGGCGCCTTCGATGTCGCGTTGTGGGACCTCAAAGCCAAGCGCGCCAACCTGTCGCTGGCCCGCCTGCTCGGCGCCCAGCGTGATTCGGTGCGCTGCTACAACACCTCCGGCGGCTTTTTGCACACGCCGCTGGAGCAACTGCTGAAAAACACTGAGCTGTCGCGGGAAAAGGGCATCGGCGGCATCAAGCTCAAGGTCGGCCAGCCTGATTGCGCGGTGGATATCCAGCGGGTCAGCACGGTGCGCAAACAGCTTGGGGATAACTTCCCGTTGATGGTCGACGCCAACCAGCAGTGGGACCGCCCGACCGCCCAGCGCATGTGTAGGCAGTTCGAGGCCTACAACCTGGTATGGATCGAGGAGCCGCTCGATTGCTACGACGCCGAAGGCCACGCCGCCCTTGCCCAGCAGTTCGATACGCCGATCGCGACCGGCGAAATGCTCACCAGCGTGGCCGAGCACGCCGAATTCATCAAACTGCGCGGCGCTGACTATCTGATGCCTGACGCGCCGCGGGTCGGCGGTATCACACCGTTCCTCAAGGTCGCGGCCATGGCCGAACAGGCCGGGGTGATGCTGGCCCCGCACTTTGCCATGGAGTTGCATGTGCACCTGGCAGCCACTTACCCGACCGAACCGTGGGTCGAGCACTTCGAATGGCTGGAGCCGCTGTTCAACGAACGCCTGGAAACCCGCGACGGACGCATGCGGGTACCGACCCGCCCCGGCCTGGGCCTGTCGTTGAGTGAACGGGTTGCCGGCTGGACGGCGCAAAGCGTGGAAATCGGCCAACGGCCGTAA
- a CDS encoding MFS transporter: MIFIVTVFNYVDRATLSIAAPAMRNELGFDALTMGIAFSAFGWAYTSMQIPGGIILDRYGSRLVLGVSLILWSTLTFLQGYVDLFSSAFVALFVLRFLMGMAESPAFPANNRLTVMWFPRNERGLATAIFQSAQYFALAAFTPLMVLLLSSFGWQHVFFWTGGAGILIGLLWFKMVHEPRKDKRVNSAEIDYIEAGGGMPNIGDTKTAFSWQRAKAIGANRMMLGVYLGQFCLTSITWFFLTWFPTYLVEAKGMTMLKVGLVAAIPPLAGFIGGMVGGVWSDWMLKKGFSLTAARKTPIICGLLLSSSIVVANYTQSVTVVILVMSIAFFAKGVGNLGWCIVGDVSPKQAMGISGAMFNFCGNIASIVTPIAIGLLVSKGSFDMALVYVAAMGLLGAFAYLFIVGPLKRMELDESAQPAEPSHKPAESAALKP, translated from the coding sequence ATGATCTTCATCGTCACCGTGTTCAACTACGTAGACCGCGCCACGCTGTCCATCGCCGCCCCCGCCATGCGCAATGAGCTGGGCTTCGACGCGCTGACCATGGGCATCGCGTTTTCGGCGTTTGGCTGGGCCTACACCAGCATGCAGATTCCCGGCGGGATCATCCTCGACCGTTACGGTTCGCGTCTGGTGCTGGGCGTCAGCCTGATCCTGTGGTCGACCCTGACCTTTTTGCAGGGTTACGTCGACCTGTTCAGCTCGGCTTTCGTCGCGCTGTTCGTGCTGCGCTTTCTGATGGGCATGGCTGAGTCGCCGGCCTTCCCCGCCAACAACCGCCTCACGGTGATGTGGTTCCCGCGCAACGAGCGCGGCCTGGCCACGGCGATTTTCCAGTCGGCGCAGTATTTCGCCCTGGCCGCCTTCACCCCGCTGATGGTGCTGCTGCTCAGCAGCTTTGGCTGGCAACACGTGTTTTTCTGGACCGGTGGGGCCGGCATCCTGATCGGCCTGCTGTGGTTCAAGATGGTTCATGAGCCGCGCAAGGACAAACGGGTCAACAGCGCCGAAATCGACTACATCGAAGCCGGTGGCGGCATGCCCAATATCGGCGACACCAAAACGGCGTTCAGTTGGCAACGCGCCAAGGCCATCGGCGCCAATCGGATGATGCTCGGCGTGTATCTGGGACAGTTCTGCCTAACCTCGATCACCTGGTTCTTCCTCACCTGGTTTCCGACTTATCTGGTCGAAGCCAAGGGCATGACCATGCTCAAGGTCGGTCTGGTGGCGGCCATCCCGCCGCTGGCGGGCTTTATCGGCGGCATGGTCGGCGGCGTCTGGTCAGACTGGATGCTCAAGAAAGGCTTTAGCCTCACCGCCGCACGCAAGACCCCGATCATCTGCGGCTTGCTGCTGTCGAGCAGCATCGTGGTCGCCAACTACACCCAGTCGGTGACGGTGGTCATTCTGGTGATGTCGATCGCCTTTTTCGCCAAAGGGGTCGGCAATCTGGGCTGGTGCATCGTCGGCGATGTCTCGCCCAAACAAGCCATGGGTATCAGCGGCGCGATGTTCAACTTCTGCGGCAACATCGCCAGCATCGTGACTCCCATCGCCATCGGCCTGCTGGTCAGCAAGGGCTCGTTCGACATGGCCCTGGTCTATGTCGCCGCCATGGGCCTGCTTGGCGCCTTTGCCTATCTGTTTATCGTCGGCCCGCTCAAGCGCATGGAGCTCGACGAATCCGCCCAGCCAGCTGAACCCAGCCACAAGCCGGCCGAGTCCGCCGCGCTCAAGCCATAA